Genomic window (Streptomyces cadmiisoli):
CAGCGCTCGCCCTCGGCCTCGTCACCGCCCACCCACGGCGCGCGTCCGCCGCCGCTGCGGGTGCGCGGATCGAGGGTCAGTCTCACGCGGTGGGTGACGCTGTCCGCCAATCGGCCGTCCGTGCTGGTGTCCACGACCCAGAAGCGGACCTTCCCGCCGGCCGTCGCGGACCGCTCCACGACGACGGTCGCCTCCAGTTCCACGGGGCCGACCTCGAAGTACAGGTCCTCCCCCTGCGCGGTGGTGCGGGCCGCGTTCAGCTCGCGGCGCAACTCCGCTATCAGCTCGGCGAGTTCAATCACGTCCGGTGCTTACCCGGACCGCTCCTTCTTCACTCGATCCGGGTGGATTCCGCCTTCCCGGGCGTGGGGGGCGCCGAGGATCCATTAGGGTCATGCAGCGACCTGAAAGTGTCGAAACCGTAGGACAGCGGCATATATCAGGCATTGTTCGCAATCACTTCACTTCCACGGTCATGGGGACGGCGTCATGGAGAAGTCCGGAGTCGAATCGGAGCTGATCGACCTCAGCGGCGTCCCGTTGGACCTCTGGCCGGCCCTCGACCTGCCGTCCGCCGAGCGCTCGATGCGGCGTCTGCTCAGCCGTATCGACGACCCGGCCGGCAGCCTCGGCGGCTACAACCCGCAGCGCGACGAATAGGCCCCCGCATGTACCAGACGGCGCGACCCCACGTCCTGCCACCTCAGTCGTTCGACGAACTGCTCGGCGGCGGGGGAGGACCGGCGACGGTGGGCGCGTTGCGCGCCGGGGAACGCAGCTGGCGACTGCTGGTCGTCCGCGCGCTGCTCGACGCGGCGGCGACGGAACCCACCGGGCCGCTGCCCCCGTTGACCGCCGGCTGGCGGCTGCTCGCGCGGGCCCGGTCGGTGGCCGAGCCCGAGGTGGAGCGGCTGCTGACGTACCCGGCGGTCGGCATGTGGGCCGCTCACACACTGCGCCGGCTGCGGGGCACGGCCGACGACGAGGCGCCGCTGTGGGT
Coding sequences:
- a CDS encoding trypco2 family protein is translated as MIELAELIAELRRELNAARTTAQGEDLYFEVGPVELEATVVVERSATAGGKVRFWVVDTSTDGRLADSVTHRVRLTLDPRTRSGGGRAPWVGGDEAEGER